The genome window TAAGAAAAATCTGTCTGCTAAAAGATTATGTGTAATAAGTGTGAATGGCATTGTTCTTACATAAACatctattgtacatgtaaatagtaAATTTGTGATATGACTGATAAACCGTAAcgtaataaaaaaattgtactTGAACTACTTACCCTCATTGAAGCATTACCTGTAAAGATGTACATATAGATACTGACGAGACAGGTGTGTCAGTCACCTGATCATGTACCTTGACAGCGTGCCCTAACCAACCCAGGGGTCCAACTATAAACATGCTGTGACATATTCCTTTTACCTAATAATTAACTAACAAAATGAGATGCGTGTCGGTTAAGTACGGTAAACTTGAGCTCCTTATATTACTAAACTCGCTGTGGACATTATTCTCTCTGTCGACTTCTGGTCATGATCAGTAAGGATGATGTGTTCAACTCGGTCATATGCAAGTTAACATTCTGTTTTACACATATACGTATAAACATGTaggttcattttttttaatataatgaggatgttttgaaattatataacACTACCTGTCATACCAAAAACTTTCTGacattacatacattatatatatatatatatatatatatatatatatattttaatgcaatctgattaaaatacagatccttattatcactacgtttgaacggagtggttataaagaAATTTCATGCTCATTTCCAGAAACAATACATGTTTCAAGTTTTATTCaattaatatgcaaatattgtAATTGGTCCGTTTTGTTGgtttaatgaaataaagatttgATGAATGTTATTCATTCAAACGTTAGCAACACAATCTAATTGAAATTAGACCTGTAATTCCGTACAAGTATTGAAGCGTAACGTATAGCAGTATCGTAgtgggagcggaattacaagtctaattttaattagattggttaTCAACTCAAACTGTAAATTTGCAATACGCCGCTTACGATCGcctataatatacaattatggacTATTGTGCTAGTGAATATAAAGTGATATAAGCCTATGAAGTGGGAAAAGAGATTAACCGTGGCGGAGCCGAGGtcaatatatctttttttattataagGACGGCGGCGGACATACATGTAGGACGATCcccgttatgaaaattaatatctgattaaattaaattattcagaaggtgatgataagtatagTATTAATTAACATTGGTAACGTACGCGTTAAGCCAATAACTTTCGTgacttttcaaaattatattatttcacATTCCCGTGTAGTTTAAACGGGATGAtatagttatgtgataaaaattgtaatttatattaCGTACATTTGTATTAGCATATTAAAGAGACATAGATAGTTAATACTATCTAAGATTCTGCttattattttatcttaaagttGATCTCATTgagtttttaaaaataaatccaaAAATCGAAAAGAAAAAAGAGCATATATGTTACCATGTACGTCCttgataaaatcatatttagATATACAATCTACGTCTTTGATATAATCATACAATCACAGAAATTGTTAGTAGAGAAATACAATTAAATTTGCACTGATGCAGGCTAATACTTATGAAACGAAATATTGCTTTTATCAAGGGACGTTTTTTAtcagatgctccaccaccgacagagcataaattatacccataattttaacaataattggtgtttgatcgtgaatatatatgtgtataatcagagattatatttaaatatctggtataattaacacaatatatatatatatatatataacccctAATTAATTttacgcaaaaaaaaaaaaaaaaaaaaaatacgcaATCAGTATGGCATTCCATATAATGACGTCCAttgtgccacggaattttttcgggatgcaattaattattaataattttatcttgaagtaaatttggcggctcaaacttttcaatgatggtaatggttaaagtaagtaacttttgtaactgaagaaaaaatactaaatcgttttgctcctgtttttgatagagaaaaaataccacttgtcagcggtggagcatctttaattaaaatcCCAATATCCCTATCTGTCTTATTTTtgtcatgatttagaagaatgttgaaaaaaaaatcctgttgtaaatcatgcagagactggactaaatcgaagtcaagatgaccgataatgattcggaaacttttgataaaaataaattaaatgatgaacatcgctaggtgggtcccatttagtcaaacaagccgaagtgaaccgacattgtaacgtcgttacCGAGAAcatcatgtgactaccgtaactatgtaacgtctgtccgaactcttccgagaatGGGTCATAAACTTTCCGACTAATCGTACTTCTATGGCggccagtttaaaatgaaggcatatGTTTAGTATTGTTTACACActtgtatcgactttcaacaaatgctgtaccaaagttattaagaaatcaatttaaatattctttgatataacttaatttcaacgacgtttacaaatactaacaatatcgggtCGTCTTTTTTGTTGGAATATATAACGTAAATTGTGGCTTTAAGGCCATTTTTGTTGCGTAGTTATATGAAAGCGGAAGTCAATTCGCTgatttgccgtctggcgcagtgatagtcatcTACCGCGCGTATTTAGGACaaggcgggaaacataatacgacccgcgttatgaaataaacattttatttattttaatcaaatcgttcttgaaaaaatgtagtattaacggtaagttaataattcttaagactctacaaaattatcgatcttgttttacattcccattttaaaattaaaagccgtttcggaaaggtagtgggcctttaaagaaaatataaaggCATAACACCGATgataccgatgatctaaaataaggttacgacaccaaacatatgcaagattgcctgcgtaatatatgaaaacagtggagagtcacttcgctgttttgccgtctggcgcagtgatagtcaactaccgcgcggtatttaggacgacggcgggaaacataatacgacccgcgttatgaaaataaacattttattcattttaatcaaatcgttcagaaggtgatgataattgtagtattaacggtaagttaatgatttttaggactctacaaaattatcgatcttattttaaattcccattttaaaaattaaaagccgtttcggaaaggtagtgggcctttaaccaGTGATAACCTCTATATCCATCGGACACGCCCACTCAAAGATGACCCAGATTTGGATGCCTCACCTAGATGTTTGTTATCATCAGTAGTAAGCGCAGCTGCCGAGAGACTGTTGTACGCATGCGTATCTCATGATCAGTTGGCTGTGAAATAGAAAACGATGGAAGATGGAGAGAGAAAATAATAGGTTACTAGGTAAGGACCAAATTACTTGTGTTTTAACTACGAGTTGAAATATATTCATAACAATAGTTCTGACCGTGTTTCCTATCGTCAAATCTCCCCGAATAGCAGACGATACCCTACAATGTAAACAGAGAACCATATGCATATGCCATGGCGATCACTCCATCGGCCGATCAGTCTgacatgtgttttattttggttttgttgttatgttatatACTGACACATTGACGTATCGTTtggttgttatatatatatatacccgcATGCTTATATTAGATCAGACAATGATTGGAAACGTTAAAATGGTTTTGGTTTATAGAGATGTTTTAAATACTAAGTCAGTTCTTGTCTCTCGACGTCCACTTTTGTTATAAGGGTCACTACAGTAGGCCTAATACATTACGTATACTGACCACACTAGCGACCACACCTGATTACGTCACGTATCGTACAAAGGGGCTTGACCACACATGACATCTGACAAGATTTAATTTGGTTAATGACTATCTGGAGTCCTCTAGTCTAGATCTACCATACTCAAATAAGATTGTAACagaagagaaaatgtagcgaccgGACCGGGATTCTAActcgggaccctccgaacactagccgaccTAAGATtaagttacaacaccaaataaatGTAGGATTCCctctgtaatctatgtaaacagtGAACATTTATTTCACTGTGTTGCTGTCTGGCACAGTGATAATTACTCAAACAATGTTAGATATAGCACAatgagacacttttgatcattatgttACATTGTGTCTAACGTTAAAATCCTaacctcttacgatcatgcaatatgggcagcaggtacaattcttacgccctacctgcagggccaaagaTGTACCATAATGTATGTGGTTATTATGGTACGTAACATTTACCAAAATAAACACATATGTTACATATGTGACACAGCGGTAAGGCCTCTTTTCACCTTAGTAGTGGgtctttttgttttgaaaacatagTGGGTCATTAAAACGATACTGTTCAACCatgaaaaaatcaaacatattaTTTGGTATAAAGTGTCTTACTCAGCATTAGTATGTTTTCTAGCCACATGTTTTCTTAAATAGCACTTGGCTTTACACACCTTTTGACATTTGTCACATTGAAATGtttttcaaatgtaaacatgtCATGTGATCCTGGAGACTACGTGGGGACTTGAACATTACAGAGACAAATATTGCATATATGACAAGCTGCATTTTCCGTGTCATCGGTCCCAATAGATGATCCTTTAGTCCTTTAGTTGGTCTTTGGTCTCAAAGGATTTTTCACATACCTTACATTTGTTAGAAAACAACCTCTCCTCTCTCCTCTGGTGTCGTTAAGTTCATAGTAAGTAAAAAAGACAGCACCACATTTTGCACATGCAAAATTCTTATTCCCACCtccatatgtatataaatgtctgGTATACAGAGACGGACTATTCATAACCTTGTTGCAATGAGGGCATATATACTGTATGGGACATTTCATGATGTCTGAGCGAATCTTTATTTTTTAACGTATAATGTCTTCCCACAAACACAGTAAAGTTAAACCATTTTCTCTACAAATGTAATGAATTAATATAGCATTATCTACAATTAGCAGTTAACAATGAGTCCAGACTCTACTACAACCGTgctgtaaaatatgtttataacacaACCAGGTCACCAAGATTGGATTTCGGCATCGTGGTAGGTATAACATGCAATACATGTTttaagcccaccatcatcagtcTATCAGAGATCTAGATATActaattaatatttatgatCATTGCTCGTCAGTCGTATGTTTAGAAATGATTGTGAGGAATTGTTCTCTTATTCCATGTACCAATTGCAATGAATTATTAAAATTGTAAAGTGGAGAATAGTAGAAAGTAATCATAAGTCTTGTCAATTTTTCATGCCTTTTATTGCTTTGAATACAATAGGTCTATTGGGCTGTGGAGGGAGGGTAAATTGTTATTTGGACATTTGATATCTTGTTAGTTTTGGATCAATAATCTTGCCATAGTGACACAAAACAAGCAACAGTGTACTGCATACAGGCTGTAGGTGGCTTCACTTGAACTGGTTCATTTTGAGGTGGTCATATTGTACTTGCATGAATAGACTTAAACTGAAGGGAAGGTAAAATGTAGAATGGTTATCAACAATGAAGCCATTATACCGGTAATTGAACATAAGCAGGAACACAAATACACTAGATCTTTTAGTGCCTATATACCAATAGCTCTACTTCGCTGATATCTGTCGTCTTCGGAAGTGTTTTACACATGAATTTAGGGGAGGCATGCATCTTGGTTTTAGCCTTGGAGTAGTGCCACTAGCTAGTGGTTTTCCCCCTCGAGTTCCTACAGTACACAGAACATACATACCAACAAAAGTGTTTGATTTCTTATTAGGTCACCTGTGATGAAGTCTCAATTGGCCTAtattctaatcaccttttgtctgTTGCCGTGTGTCTAAACATTTTTCGTTTTTGACTTCTCCAaatctaaatacatgtaataggtgcaatgggccaatatatagtgtttatacatctttatttgtttacaattaAGTCTTAATTGTTTCATTCTATGTCACAACTCCTGTCAGGTGACTGTTAATCCCCTAAGGCCTCTTTTTATGTTACTATAGGAAAATCTTTGCTTTATGAAATGATAGGAGACATGATTTTTCAAATACTGTATATTgtatcaaaatcaaaaaaagAAATTCTACTGTATAttttcgtcaatacttggccaattttgattataaagcactcaatggaaagataaattatttatctttaaggtaagatatgtgTCGATggtgtatagaacccatttattaaaataatcacagtttttaaaaaataggtcTGTTTGTCTCGACCGCcaagttcatacccttgatctctaatatgtatatatatatatgtattctgttagttaaaaaaattgtgccaggtccctgtgatacaGAGCATAAAGATGGATATTAAAATCTTGATTCTATGCCAGCCCAGGAGGTTATGGCTTTGCGTTTTGAATGTACTACATGTTGTATTAATAGCGTTGAGTTATACTGCTATACCTATTGTAGTATTGAGTTTCTATTCTGATTTAAATGCCAACAGAGTAATTGGTTGCCTACCACTACTAGAGAAAAACATCTATTGAAAAGTCAGCCGATCAGTCAATGAATAGTGCTGAGTGTAAGTCGACATGGTCTGACATGTCGTCACATAAATAGTAAGTGAAGTAAACTTTCATCAGATTTCAGCAGGAACTAAGGAAGGTTTATGAAGGTGAGGTAAGAGTTACTGTCTTATTGCAACTTCATCTGTTCCACTTCACTATCTTACTGAAATGCTGACTAGAATTCATGAAACAGGTAAATGTTAATTGATTTTGTCCTTGATCTAGGCCTTCTGATTCCATAGACTTATATGTAAGTGTACTTttagatataaataaaatcagCTTTTGTAAGACGTTGGTCTCCTGAAAGGTTTGATTTTAAGATACCATAGGTAACTAAAAACTGTATCCtgtaatgttacataattaACTTTAAAATTTCTTAACCAATTGTTATAAGAAAATCGTAGAAGTATATGCTTGGTTGTAGAGATATGACTTATTACTCTCTGATAAAACACATAACATTCTTATAAATAACTTCACATGGCACAGGTACACTCttgagaatacattttgtttttgactCTCAAAAATCAGATTTGGCTCTTGGGTTTGAAGCATATGTctatttgttatgttttaactcctcagatttctgagaaatagttaTTAGGGGTACCAGGGGACTTCTGAAACTGAGGTAAGGGGTACCCTGGTCAGCTTCATCAAACCTGTGTATTAATTCATTAGATCTTatctacatgtgtatatatgtttatgtttagcAGTGTCTATACAGAGACATATTAGAGAGATTGGCAAATCATTGTCATTTTCGATGTGTCATATAAAAATGTCATACCGTATTTTACGGAGTATAAGCTGCTACTTTTTTCccctgaaaatcgggagtgcggCTTATACACCAGTGCGGCTTATAAGTTTTACTCACCAGTTTTGTAAATTTATACATCGAACAAATtgctgtaaaagtgtttaaaagataaaatatgcaataaaattatattaaagatggaaaaaaataatgtatcagatgcatgttcattcgtaaaattgtttaattcaaggaAAATCTGCCGACTGTGGTTGTCTACAATCACAACacaattgaccgatcgccaggtgtaatatagccacgcctcgtgctcacaaacgcacgtgtttctattcaatgtctgagcaaacatcgtagcacacacaatacaaaatacaaagtcacgtgcggtttgattgacagctggcgatccgtcaatggcagtttagtaaagttatatataaaaaaatcactgtaaaagtgtttaagtgatataatatgtgatgaaaatataataaagataaatataatAACGTACCAAatacatgttcaatcgtaaaattgtttaattcactgAAAATCGGCCGACagaagcgtggttgtttacagtcaccattatgcatatatatatactagtatacACATATGTTTCTGGTCAATTCTAGATCTTAGCAATAGACGCAACAGTAAATAATACATTAGTTTATAATTACCAGCCAAACAATACCACAAGTTTTGCATGACCATAACCattgatttaattattaaaattacacacacacacaaaaaaacacacTTTTGGTGTGTATCAATTAATGATTGCCTATTGGAAGCTCAAGTAGCATCTTGTGTTTCTATATGTTTTTTATGCACAAGTAAATGCAAGTAAAATGAAGAAAGACACTTAGGAGGCATGGATACATAAAGGTGTTGAATATGGTAATTAATTATTCCTTTTACAactacaaatgtaattaattacaaatgaGCCACTGACAGATACAGTAtgtaattatttacatgtatcacaGGTAATTATTCTCTGGTATGTACATAActcatgtttgtttgtttttcaggAGTTGAGGACAATGAAAGATAAATCTGACGCTAGCTAGTATTGTGCGATAACTTGTGGTTACATATTGTCAGTGCTGTACAATACCTATATACCAGTAACAATGAAGGAGCTACAGCACATCCAGAGAGAGGCACCATCCAGGATGATTTCCTATCTGTTCCAGTCTGTTCGGAGTGAGAGGAATCTCATGATGATGGCTAGCGTCATGATTCTgatgtatttctttttcatgGACATAATACTTTATGCTTCATTACAAAACACAAACCTTCTCGACCAGAAACGTGATGGCCCGTATTCTCCTTTCCATCCATTGTCAATTAAACTAATAATGACAGATCCGGCtaatcattatattataaacCCTACTACGGAATATTTTGATCAAATTACTCAATTTAGtaaaattttctatttcattacTCCCAATGTAATCAGCACATTTCATCTTTTCCTTGGACTATTGGCAGCAAAGTTTGTTTCTTCAGAATCATTGAGACATCGTAGAATTGGTGTAGTGATATATGAGATTCGCAGTTGGTTGGATGGATATGACGGGGTTGTGTATCGGAGTCAGTCAGGAAAATTTCTTTACAAGTCTAACAGACACACGTTCGGTTACATGGTGGATTCGGTGTGTGATACAACGGCTGGTATTGCGTTATGTTTTGGTTGTTTGTTTTACTTATGGAAATGTCCACCGActacaaaaacaacaactatTCCCGAGGTTCTACCTTGGacaaaacctatagaaagcAATATACCGTCTTCTGGTGAAAAATCCAACAGTGGGAAACCAAGTAAAAACAACATGTTCTTCAAAGTGTTGTGTTTTGGATTGATGCTGGCGCTGGCTTCTTTAACCTGGGACAGGACAGTGGAATCATATGCTTCAGTTCTACAGAAAAAACTGGATACTACGCAACAAACGGTAAGATATGACATTGATGGTcaagacaaaatattataaatttgtAAAGTAGATATTGAGtttgattttaagaaatgtGTAATTATGTTGGTTTGCTTGATGTATTAATTATTACCTGCAATTATAACAgtagttatatatttatactggtGTATTATGGTATTTTGATCCCATGATAAAGTGACCATTGAGGACAgtgtaatgatatatatcatgattCAAAATATCATGCTACACCAGCTGTATATAAAGAAGATGTAAGAATATTTATTTTCCgtttaatatgatataatgttatCACCTATCAGTTATAGCTACCATAATTGTTGGTATTAATgccttgaaaaaaaaaatagaaagaaattGTTGGTATTTCGATAAACAGAATATATACAGAAACAACTTGTTTGTGATAattgccttatgtatgttttgttactTATTAATAGTCATaacaattttttcattattcagtTGTGTCATACTTTCATCTATTATGTACATGTTCAGTCATGCAGTGCAATTTTTTTATTGGGAGAGCTTTTAGGTTTGCTTAATTACATGCATATGTATTATTGTAAGATCATTCACAGTGAAACAGATCTAGACCACAGAATGCAATGGGATCATCAATGatgttatacattatacaaatttTGTGGTTAGGAAATCTGTAATTGTACCTACCAAGGGGTATACAAAGGGATTTAAATACCCTATTTATGTATAAAGATCCTTTTAGTTATCTGTGTGGACTGGTGGTTTTTGACTCTCTGAAAAGCATGTCAAGTTCAACTTGTTTTGTAGTTACAGGTCTCATTTAAACATTCAGTACTGTGTTCATGTGAAGGTAATCAAGGTATAGATATATTAACGTTTGGGAAATTAAAGCTTGTTGGCTCCGTACGTAGGACATAGAATGGGAAATTAAAGCTTGTTGGCTCTGTATGTA of Argopecten irradians isolate NY chromosome 7, Ai_NY, whole genome shotgun sequence contains these proteins:
- the LOC138327660 gene encoding ceramide phosphoethanolamine synthase-like, which encodes MKELQHIQREAPSRMISYLFQSVRSERNLMMMASVMILMYFFFMDIILYASLQNTNLLDQKRDGPYSPFHPLSIKLIMTDPANHYIINPTTEYFDQITQFSKIFYFITPNVISTFHLFLGLLAAKFVSSESLRHRRIGVVIYEIRSWLDGYDGVVYRSQSGKFLYKSNRHTFGYMVDSVCDTTAGIALCFGCLFYLWKCPPTTKTTTIPEVLPWTKPIESNIPSSGEKSNSGKPSKNNMFFKVLCFGLMLALASLTWDRTVESYASVLQKKLDTTQQTELQTQVLHSTGTWVIVWIWRLCEGQAMLQMILIAIFIDKIWEFLNLIQYSGFIILGALNIFSEIHIRNAKLIIGL